The following coding sequences lie in one Rothia sp. SD9660Na genomic window:
- a CDS encoding TetR/AcrR family transcriptional regulator yields the protein MLKHAPPLDRRRARSTASKQKIAAAAEHIVLTSGRAGLTASTLAEQAGVSERTIFNHFKKLEDALTYQLSTHLEPCIYEPPFPRDLAIEDLPQALVQHFHEAVETERVQQNLVRFVTLGAALNEEDFDLVTCEITLTLGDICNALCSEIDQLYPDLALNQSLALSLFAYNLLMGYVFAFVRFAQELDENIFEEPAKRLVIEPQMFVPHIHAYINQVAAGTPVFAADGSVTSHQTV from the coding sequence ATGCTGAAACACGCCCCTCCCCTCGACCGGCGCAGGGCCCGCTCAACGGCGTCCAAACAAAAAATCGCCGCAGCCGCTGAACACATTGTGCTCACCAGCGGACGAGCAGGCCTAACAGCCTCGACTCTCGCAGAGCAAGCAGGGGTCTCAGAGCGCACCATCTTCAACCACTTCAAAAAGCTCGAAGACGCCCTGACCTACCAGCTCTCAACCCACCTCGAGCCCTGCATCTACGAACCGCCCTTCCCCAGAGATCTTGCTATCGAAGACCTCCCACAGGCCCTGGTGCAGCACTTCCACGAGGCAGTAGAAACCGAAAGGGTGCAGCAGAACCTCGTCCGCTTTGTCACCCTCGGTGCAGCCCTAAATGAAGAAGATTTTGACCTGGTAACCTGCGAAATCACCCTCACTCTGGGCGATATCTGCAACGCCCTCTGTAGTGAAATTGATCAGCTCTACCCCGACCTAGCACTCAACCAGTCACTAGCCCTTAGCCTCTTCGCCTACAACCTGCTGATGGGTTACGTTTTCGCCTTTGTGCGATTCGCTCAAGAACTCGACGAAAACATTTTTGAAGAACCCGCTAAGCGGCTGGTTATCGAACCCCAGATGTTCGTGCCCCATATCCACGCTTATATCAACCAGGTAGCAGCCGGAACCCCGGTATTTGCCGCTGACGGCAGCGTTACATCCCACCAGACCGTTTAG
- a CDS encoding DUF559 domain-containing protein, whose protein sequence is MSHRQAVLSHASAALMWGAPLFGLPAKVELSLPRSNHRHHSQVRYHSSRSDVCELARTVAGFSVTDPLTTILDCARTLPVAQALAVTDYFLHRAHVGYRDVHARLMGASGYGTSSFSLIAESMSALTESPLESLAMLRIVQSKLERPRQQLEIRAYDGREHRSDFAWETLKLLLEVDGLHKYYGAYRPTEEQLRRDALRQRSLELMGWTVVRATWDDLMNRPQVMIQRLIHGGVRKMER, encoded by the coding sequence ATGTCTCATCGGCAGGCGGTACTCAGTCACGCATCTGCTGCGCTGATGTGGGGTGCTCCGCTCTTCGGGCTGCCCGCCAAGGTTGAGCTGTCTCTTCCCCGTTCTAACCACCGGCACCATAGCCAGGTCAGGTACCATAGCTCCCGGTCAGACGTGTGCGAGCTGGCTCGTACGGTAGCTGGTTTTTCAGTCACAGACCCACTGACCACGATTCTCGACTGTGCTCGAACCTTACCTGTAGCTCAGGCCCTGGCAGTTACAGACTATTTTCTGCACCGTGCTCATGTAGGTTATCGAGATGTTCATGCCCGGCTCATGGGAGCTAGCGGTTATGGAACGAGCAGTTTTTCCCTGATTGCTGAGTCGATGAGCGCTTTGACCGAGTCCCCTCTCGAATCGCTGGCAATGCTCAGAATCGTGCAGTCCAAACTCGAACGTCCTCGTCAGCAGCTGGAAATAAGAGCGTACGACGGCAGGGAGCACCGTTCAGATTTCGCCTGGGAAACTCTGAAACTCCTGTTAGAGGTCGACGGCTTACATAAGTACTACGGTGCCTACCGCCCGACAGAGGAGCAGCTACGTAGGGATGCCCTGCGCCAACGTTCGCTTGAACTTATGGGCTGGACGGTCGTTCGAGCCACCTGGGACGACCTCATGAACAGGCCGCAGGTCATGATTCAGCGCCTCATACATGGTGGGGTGAGGAAAATGGAACGGTGA